In the Octadecabacter sp. SW4 genome, one interval contains:
- the fabF gene encoding beta-ketoacyl-ACP synthase II translates to MRRVVVTGLGLVTPLADGVEESWKRILDGQSGAGPITRFDPEGFATTYACEVKHGDGSDGTFDAAKYMEPKEQRKVDTFILFGMAAAQQAVEDSGWVPETDAQRNRTGVLAGSGIGGLNSIAQTAVMMKEKGPRRVSPFFVPGALINLISGQIAIKYGFKGPNHAVVTACSTGAHAMGDAARIIKYGAADVMIAGGAEATICEIGIAGFNACKALSTKRADDPEAASRPYDADRDGFVMGEGAGMVVLEEYEHAKARGAKIYAEVLGYGMSGDAYHITAPSEDGEGGERSMRAALEDAGLEPKDLDYINAHGTSTMADTIELGAVERMMGEHAGKVTMSSTKSMTGHLLGAAGAIEGIFAILAIRDQVAPPTINLDNPAVETKVDLAPNKKVEREINVALSNSFGFGGTNASVLFGKVR, encoded by the coding sequence ATGCGCCGAGTTGTCGTCACAGGATTGGGATTGGTCACGCCATTGGCAGATGGTGTTGAAGAAAGCTGGAAACGTATTCTGGACGGCCAGTCCGGCGCCGGTCCGATTACCCGGTTTGATCCCGAAGGGTTTGCCACCACCTATGCCTGCGAGGTCAAGCACGGTGATGGCAGTGATGGCACCTTTGATGCGGCCAAATACATGGAGCCAAAAGAACAGCGCAAGGTTGATACCTTCATTCTGTTCGGCATGGCTGCGGCCCAGCAAGCGGTCGAGGATTCCGGCTGGGTGCCGGAAACGGACGCGCAGCGTAATCGCACGGGCGTTCTGGCCGGGTCGGGCATTGGCGGTTTGAACTCGATCGCGCAAACCGCTGTGATGATGAAGGAAAAGGGGCCGCGCCGTGTGTCGCCGTTTTTTGTTCCCGGTGCGCTGATCAACCTGATTTCGGGGCAGATCGCCATCAAATATGGGTTCAAAGGCCCCAACCACGCGGTTGTCACGGCCTGTTCCACAGGTGCCCATGCGATGGGTGATGCGGCGCGGATCATCAAATATGGCGCGGCGGATGTAATGATTGCCGGCGGGGCCGAAGCGACGATCTGCGAGATCGGCATTGCCGGTTTCAACGCCTGCAAGGCCCTGTCCACCAAGCGCGCCGATGATCCAGAGGCGGCCAGCCGGCCCTATGACGCCGACCGTGACGGGTTTGTCATGGGCGAAGGTGCAGGCATGGTCGTGCTGGAAGAATACGAGCACGCCAAGGCGCGCGGCGCCAAGATTTACGCCGAGGTGCTGGGCTATGGCATGTCGGGTGACGCCTATCACATCACCGCACCTTCGGAAGATGGCGAAGGGGGCGAGCGGTCGATGCGCGCCGCGTTGGAGGATGCGGGGCTGGAGCCCAAAGATCTGGATTACATCAACGCCCACGGCACCAGCACGATGGCCGATACCATCGAACTGGGCGCGGTCGAACGGATGATGGGCGAACACGCGGGCAAGGTCACGATGTCGTCAACCAAGTCGATGACAGGCCACCTGCTGGGCGCGGCGGGCGCGATCGAGGGGATTTTTGCGATCCTTGCGATTCGTGATCAGGTGGCGCCACCGACGATCAATCTGGATAACCCTGCCGTTGAGACCAAGGTTGATCTGGC
- a CDS encoding acyl carrier protein translates to MSDVADRVRKIVVEHLGVEEDKVVENASFIDDLGADSLDTVELVMAFEEEFGIEIPDDAAETIQSFGDAVKFITEAS, encoded by the coding sequence TGCGCAAAATCGTAGTTGAGCATCTGGGTGTGGAAGAAGACAAGGTTGTTGAAAACGCCTCGTTCATCGACGACCTGGGTGCTGACAGCCTTGATACCGTTGAACTGGTCATGGCGTTCGAAGAAGAATTCGGGATCGAAATCCCCGACGATGCAGCTGAAACGATCCAGTCGTTTGGCGATGCGGTCAAGTTTATCACCGAAGCGTCCTAA